The proteins below are encoded in one region of Pseudomonas putida S13.1.2:
- a CDS encoding MGMT family protein, producing the protein MSDGYEHALDNAEGRRTVLYSVLGQVPPGKVVSYGQLAELAGLGRAARWVGRTLGQLPADTRLPWHRVLGAGGRLSLALGTPSGDEQRARLRAEGVNVANNRVDMTRHGWRPMEHSG; encoded by the coding sequence ATGTCTGATGGTTATGAGCACGCCCTGGATAACGCCGAGGGCCGACGAACGGTGCTGTATTCGGTACTCGGCCAAGTGCCGCCCGGCAAGGTGGTGAGCTACGGCCAACTCGCCGAGCTGGCGGGGCTTGGCCGCGCGGCACGCTGGGTTGGACGCACACTTGGGCAGTTGCCAGCAGACACCCGCCTGCCCTGGCACCGGGTGCTCGGCGCAGGTGGCCGGCTGAGCCTGGCATTGGGTACGCCCTCAGGCGATGAGCAACGGGCGCGATTACGCGCGGAGGGTGTGAATGTAGCCAACAATCGTGTGGATATGACGCGCCATGGCTGGCGCCCAATGGAGCACAGCGGTTAG
- a CDS encoding HugZ family protein — protein sequence MSTNAIRPARELLLKEYRGVLSTHSKSMPGYPFGSVVPYCLDANGNPLILISRIAQHTHNLQKDPKCSLLVGEREAEDVQAVGRLTVMAEAHKLVDEAAVEAAAERYYRYFPDAANYHKAHDFDFWVLQPVRHRYIGGFGAIHWLDQVTLANPFAGKAEASMVEHMNSDHANAIAHYVELTDLPRHAPAQMAGVDSEGMHLRIGQAVHWLPFPATCNTPTQVREALVLLARADQWPVATQVEG from the coding sequence GTGAGTACCAACGCCATCCGCCCAGCCCGGGAACTGCTGCTCAAGGAATACCGCGGCGTGCTCTCGACCCATTCCAAATCGATGCCCGGCTACCCGTTCGGCTCGGTCGTGCCGTATTGTCTCGATGCCAACGGTAACCCGCTGATCCTCATCAGCCGCATCGCCCAGCACACCCACAACCTGCAGAAAGACCCCAAGTGCTCGCTGCTGGTGGGTGAGCGCGAGGCCGAGGATGTGCAGGCCGTCGGGCGCCTGACGGTGATGGCCGAGGCGCATAAACTGGTCGACGAGGCCGCTGTCGAGGCGGCTGCCGAGCGCTACTACCGCTATTTCCCGGACGCCGCCAACTACCACAAGGCCCACGACTTCGACTTCTGGGTGCTGCAGCCAGTGCGTCACCGCTACATTGGCGGCTTTGGCGCGATCCACTGGCTCGACCAGGTGACCTTGGCCAACCCGTTCGCCGGCAAGGCCGAGGCGAGCATGGTCGAGCATATGAACAGCGATCACGCCAACGCTATTGCTCACTACGTCGAACTGACCGACCTGCCACGGCATGCACCGGCCCAGATGGCTGGGGTAGACAGCGAAGGCATGCACCTTCGCATCGGTCAGGCCGTGCACTGGTTGCCTTTTCCGGCTACTTGCAACACGCCGACACAAGTCCGGGAAGCCTTGGTTTTGCTGGCTCGGGCCGACCAATGGCCGGTTGCGACGCAAGTCGAGGGTTGA
- a CDS encoding AmpG family muropeptide MFS transporter translates to MPRKTWRAALAAYASPSTLVLLLLGFAAGLPYMLVFSTLSVWLREAGVARETIGYASLIGLAYAFKWVWSPLLDQWRLPLLGGLGRRRSWLLLSQALVVVGLVGMSLCDPQQHLSWLIAMAVLVAFASATQDIAVDAYRLEIADDQRQAALAASYMAGYRVAALLATAGALFFAEWFGSTGFSYLHKAWAGTYVMFGVMMLPALFTTLVMREPPVPMRTQLSAARYGLVHQLASVFVLIILLVSVPASFTQMFNTGWSSVISGDATPLDLLLEDRAFLRLILYVLLSWACLSSLGRRGLAPVLTPVNDFITRYRWQALLLLGLIATYRMSDTVMGVMANVFYIDMGFTKDQIASVSKIFGLIMTLVGAGVGGLLIVRFGIMPILFIGGVASAGTNILFLMLADMGPNLEMLVVTISLDNFSSGMATSAFVAYLSSLTNLKFSATQYALLSSIMLLLPRLIGGYSGVIVEKFGYHDFFLITALLGVPTLILIALQWRQEAGRGTPVAEDSSAAERP, encoded by the coding sequence ATGCCCCGTAAAACCTGGCGCGCTGCGCTTGCTGCCTATGCCAGCCCGTCAACCTTGGTACTTTTGCTGCTCGGTTTCGCCGCTGGCCTGCCCTACATGCTGGTGTTCTCGACCCTGTCCGTGTGGTTGCGCGAAGCCGGCGTTGCCCGCGAAACCATTGGTTACGCCAGCCTGATCGGCCTGGCCTACGCCTTCAAGTGGGTGTGGTCGCCGCTGCTCGACCAATGGCGCCTGCCGCTACTCGGCGGGCTGGGGCGCCGGCGTTCATGGTTGCTTTTGTCGCAAGCGCTGGTGGTGGTCGGGCTGGTAGGTATGAGCCTGTGCGACCCGCAACAGCACTTGTCGTGGTTGATTGCCATGGCGGTGCTGGTGGCGTTCGCCTCTGCCACGCAGGATATCGCCGTCGACGCCTATCGCCTGGAAATCGCCGACGACCAACGCCAGGCCGCACTCGCTGCCAGCTACATGGCCGGTTACCGGGTGGCTGCATTGCTCGCCACGGCGGGCGCACTGTTCTTCGCCGAGTGGTTCGGCTCCACAGGTTTCAGCTATTTGCACAAGGCCTGGGCCGGCACCTATGTCATGTTCGGGGTGATGATGCTGCCCGCCCTGTTTACCACGCTGGTCATGCGCGAGCCGCCAGTGCCCATGCGTACCCAGTTGTCGGCAGCGCGCTATGGGCTGGTGCACCAGCTGGCGTCGGTGTTCGTACTGATCATCCTGCTGGTGTCGGTACCGGCCAGCTTTACCCAGATGTTCAATACCGGCTGGTCCAGCGTCATTTCCGGCGATGCCACGCCGCTCGACCTGCTGCTGGAAGACCGCGCCTTCCTGCGCCTGATCCTCTACGTGCTGCTGAGCTGGGCGTGCCTGTCCAGCCTGGGTCGCCGCGGCCTGGCTCCGGTGCTGACCCCGGTCAACGACTTCATCACCCGCTACCGCTGGCAGGCCCTGCTGCTGCTTGGCCTGATCGCTACCTATCGCATGTCGGACACCGTGATGGGCGTGATGGCCAATGTGTTCTATATCGACATGGGCTTTACCAAGGACCAGATCGCCAGTGTCAGCAAGATCTTCGGCCTGATCATGACCCTGGTCGGCGCCGGGGTTGGCGGCCTGCTGATCGTGCGCTTCGGCATCATGCCGATCCTGTTCATCGGCGGTGTAGCCTCGGCCGGCACCAACATCCTGTTCCTGATGCTGGCCGACATGGGGCCGAACCTGGAAATGCTGGTAGTGACCATCTCGCTGGACAACTTCAGCTCCGGCATGGCCACCTCGGCCTTCGTTGCCTACCTGTCGAGCCTGACCAACCTGAAATTTTCGGCGACCCAGTACGCGCTGCTCAGCTCGATCATGCTGCTGTTGCCACGGCTGATCGGCGGGTATTCAGGCGTCATCGTGGAGAAGTTCGGCTACCACGACTTCTTCCTGATCACCGCATTGCTGGGTGTGCCTACGCTGATCCTGATCGCCCTGCAGTGGCGCCAGGAGGCCGGCCGGGGTACGCCGGTGGCAGAGGACAGTTCAGCGGCCGAGCGGCCCTGA
- a CDS encoding FxsA family protein — protein sequence MRAFLLLFLIFPVLELFVFVKVSAAIGFFPALLLIIAGSALGVLVMRVAGLATALRARESLQRGELPAEDMFQGMMLAVGGGLLLLPGFISDVLGLLCLLPFTRRLAARKMRERAEAQAMRQRAFQDDPFQAQPRDGGHRPNVIEGEYERRDK from the coding sequence ATGCGTGCTTTTCTACTGCTGTTTCTGATTTTTCCTGTGCTGGAGCTTTTCGTCTTCGTTAAGGTCAGCGCGGCAATCGGCTTCTTCCCGGCGCTGCTGCTGATCATCGCTGGCTCCGCCCTGGGCGTGCTGGTGATGCGGGTGGCCGGGCTGGCCACCGCATTGCGTGCCCGTGAGAGCCTGCAGCGCGGTGAACTGCCCGCCGAGGATATGTTCCAGGGCATGATGCTGGCCGTTGGTGGCGGCCTGCTGCTGCTGCCAGGCTTCATCAGCGACGTGCTGGGCCTGCTGTGCCTGCTGCCGTTCACCCGTCGCCTGGCTGCGCGCAAGATGCGCGAGCGTGCCGAGGCCCAGGCCATGCGCCAGCGTGCGTTCCAGGACGACCCGTTCCAGGCGCAGCCGCGTGATGGTGGCCATCGCCCGAACGTGATCGAAGGCGAGTACGAGCGCCGCGACAAGTAG
- a CDS encoding phosphatase PAP2 family protein, with protein MQQRTRPRPINYWLYLGIPLATALALILLELTSVDMDVANLFFDPAAGQFIGRHSYLLENILHDRVKQGVILLGVLSLLTFAASFFWQRLFGWRRELGCLVLALGLSTAFVTPLKKVTQVQCPWSLTQFGGTETYSKLLEPRPATDKPGLCWPGGHAATGFCLFGLFFMLRDRKPRLARAAFALALVAGSVLGVGRMMQGAHFLSHNVWTAVFCWLIGLGSYYLVLYRRGLAEVPVAERGVV; from the coding sequence ATGCAGCAACGAACCCGTCCCCGCCCGATAAACTACTGGCTGTACCTGGGAATACCCTTGGCGACCGCGCTGGCCTTGATCCTGCTGGAGCTGACTTCGGTCGACATGGATGTGGCCAACCTGTTCTTCGACCCCGCTGCCGGGCAGTTCATTGGCCGCCACAGTTATCTGCTGGAAAACATCCTGCACGACCGGGTCAAGCAAGGGGTGATCTTGCTGGGCGTGTTGTCGCTGCTGACGTTTGCCGCCAGTTTTTTCTGGCAGCGCCTGTTCGGCTGGCGCCGCGAGCTGGGCTGCCTGGTGCTGGCACTGGGCCTGTCCACGGCGTTTGTCACGCCGTTAAAAAAGGTGACCCAGGTGCAATGCCCGTGGAGCCTGACCCAGTTTGGCGGCACGGAAACCTACAGCAAGTTGCTGGAGCCACGGCCGGCCACCGACAAGCCAGGGCTGTGCTGGCCGGGTGGGCATGCAGCGACCGGGTTTTGCCTGTTTGGCCTGTTCTTCATGCTGCGTGATCGCAAGCCGCGGTTGGCCCGTGCGGCCTTCGCATTGGCGCTGGTAGCCGGATCGGTGCTGGGTGTGGGGCGGATGATGCAGGGGGCGCACTTTTTGTCGCACAACGTGTGGACAGCGGTGTTCTGCTGGTTGATCGGGTTGGGGTCGTATTACCTGGTTCTGTATCGCCGAGGGCTGGCTGAGGTGCCAGTCGCTGAACGCGGCGTCGTCTGA
- the groL gene encoding chaperonin GroEL (60 kDa chaperone family; promotes refolding of misfolded polypeptides especially under stressful conditions; forms two stacked rings of heptamers to form a barrel-shaped 14mer; ends can be capped by GroES; misfolded proteins enter the barrel where they are refolded when GroES binds): protein MAAKDVKFGDSARKKMLVGVNVLADAVKATLGPKGRNVVLAKSFGAPTITKDGVSVAKEIELKDAFENMGAQLVKEVASKANDAAGDGTTTATVLAQAIVNEGLKAVAAGMNPMDLKRGIDKATSAVVAELKNLSKPCADSKAIAQVGTISANSDDSIGNIIAEAMEKVGKEGVITVEEGSGLDNELSVVEGMQFDRGYLSPYFVNKPDTMVAELEGPLLLLVDKKISNIRELLPVLEAVAKAGRPLLIVAEDVEGEALATLVVNNMRGIVKVAAVKAPGFGDRRKAMLQDIAVLTGGQVISEEIGLSLETATLEHLGNAKRVILSKENTTIIDGAGVEDDIQARVKQIRAQIEETSSDYDREKLQERLAKLAGGVAVIKVGAGTEVEMKEKKARVEDALHATRAAVEEGVVPGGGVALVRALNAIVDLKGDNEDQNVGIALLRRAVEAPLRQITANAGDEPSVVADKVKQGSGNYGYNAATGEYGDMIEMGILDPAKVTRSALQAAASIGGLMITTEAMIADAPSEAPAGGGMPDMGGMGGMGGMM from the coding sequence ATGGCTGCTAAAGACGTAAAGTTTGGCGATTCCGCTCGTAAGAAAATGCTGGTTGGTGTCAACGTACTGGCTGACGCGGTAAAAGCGACCCTGGGCCCGAAAGGCCGTAACGTGGTGCTGGCGAAGAGCTTCGGCGCGCCAACCATCACCAAGGACGGCGTTTCCGTCGCCAAAGAAATCGAGCTGAAAGACGCCTTCGAAAACATGGGCGCCCAGCTGGTCAAGGAAGTTGCTTCCAAGGCCAACGACGCTGCCGGTGACGGCACCACCACCGCTACCGTCCTGGCTCAGGCCATCGTCAACGAAGGCCTGAAAGCCGTCGCTGCCGGCATGAACCCGATGGACCTGAAGCGCGGCATCGACAAGGCTACCTCCGCCGTTGTTGCCGAGCTGAAAAACCTGTCCAAGCCTTGCGCCGACTCCAAGGCCATCGCCCAGGTAGGCACCATCTCCGCCAACTCTGACGACTCCATCGGCAACATCATTGCCGAAGCCATGGAAAAAGTCGGTAAAGAAGGCGTGATCACCGTTGAAGAAGGCTCGGGCCTGGATAACGAACTGTCTGTAGTAGAAGGCATGCAGTTCGACCGTGGCTACCTGTCGCCGTACTTCGTCAACAAGCCGGACACCATGGTTGCCGAGCTGGAAGGCCCGCTGCTGCTGCTGGTCGACAAGAAGATCTCCAACATCCGTGAGCTGCTGCCAGTACTGGAAGCCGTTGCCAAGGCCGGCCGCCCACTGCTGATCGTTGCCGAAGACGTTGAAGGTGAAGCGCTGGCTACCCTGGTAGTCAACAACATGCGCGGCATCGTCAAGGTTGCAGCGGTCAAGGCCCCAGGCTTCGGCGACCGTCGCAAGGCCATGCTGCAGGACATCGCAGTCCTGACCGGCGGCCAGGTCATCTCCGAAGAAATCGGTCTGTCCCTGGAAACCGCTACCCTGGAGCACCTGGGTAACGCCAAGCGCGTCATCCTGTCCAAGGAAAACACCACCATCATCGACGGCGCTGGCGTTGAAGATGACATCCAGGCACGCGTCAAGCAGATCCGTGCCCAGATCGAAGAGACTTCCTCGGACTACGACCGTGAGAAGCTGCAAGAGCGTCTGGCCAAGCTGGCTGGCGGTGTTGCCGTGATCAAGGTCGGTGCCGGCACCGAAGTTGAAATGAAAGAAAAGAAAGCCCGCGTTGAAGACGCCCTGCACGCTACCCGTGCAGCCGTTGAAGAAGGCGTGGTGCCTGGCGGTGGTGTTGCCCTGGTTCGCGCCCTGAACGCGATCGTTGACCTGAAAGGCGACAACGAAGACCAGAACGTCGGTATTGCCCTGCTGCGTCGCGCTGTTGAAGCGCCGCTGCGCCAGATCACTGCCAACGCCGGCGACGAGCCAAGCGTTGTCGCTGACAAGGTCAAGCAAGGTTCGGGCAACTACGGCTACAACGCTGCTACCGGCGAATACGGCGACATGATCGAGATGGGTATCCTGGACCCAGCCAAGGTCACCCGTTCGGCCCTGCAAGCTGCTGCTTCGATCGGCGGTCTGATGATCACCACCGAAGCCATGATTGCTGACGCTCCGAGCGAAGCCCCAGCTGGCGGCGGCATGCCAGACATGGGCGGCATGGGTGGCATGGGCGGCATGATGTAA
- the colR gene encoding two-component system response regulator ColR gives MRILLVEDNRDILANLADYLGMKGYTVDCAQDGLSGLHLAATEHYDLIVLDIMLPGIDGYTLCKRLREDARRDTPVIMLTARDQLDDRLQGFRSGADDYLLKPFALSELAARIEAVLRRAQGGGRRTLQVADLSYDLDTLEVTRQGRLLKLNPVGLKLLAVLMQKSPHVLRREVLEEALWGDDCPDSDSLRSHVHQLRQVIDKPFEKPLLHTVHGVGYRLAEGRDGV, from the coding sequence ATGCGCATCCTTTTGGTTGAAGACAACCGCGATATCCTGGCCAACCTGGCCGATTACCTGGGCATGAAGGGCTATACCGTTGACTGCGCCCAGGACGGCCTGTCCGGCCTGCACCTGGCGGCCACCGAGCACTACGACCTGATCGTGCTGGACATCATGCTGCCCGGCATCGATGGCTACACCCTGTGCAAGCGCCTGCGTGAAGACGCCCGCCGCGACACGCCAGTCATCATGCTTACCGCCCGCGACCAGCTGGACGACCGCCTGCAAGGCTTCCGCTCCGGGGCCGACGACTACCTGCTCAAGCCGTTCGCCTTGTCGGAGCTGGCGGCACGCATCGAAGCGGTGCTGCGCCGTGCCCAGGGCGGTGGGCGCCGTACCCTGCAAGTAGCTGATCTGAGCTACGACCTCGACACCCTCGAGGTTACCCGTCAGGGGCGCTTGCTCAAGCTCAACCCGGTCGGCCTCAAGCTGTTGGCTGTGCTGATGCAGAAAAGCCCGCACGTCCTGCGCCGCGAGGTGCTGGAGGAGGCTTTGTGGGGCGACGACTGCCCTGACAGCGACAGCCTGCGCAGCCATGTGCACCAACTGCGCCAGGTGATCGACAAACCGTTTGAAAAACCGTTGCTGCATACCGTCCATGGCGTCGGCTATCGCCTCGCCGAGGGCCGCGATGGAGTTTAA
- a CDS encoding DUF481 domain-containing protein, whose product MYSRSLLCLLAASLCASPVLADTVWMKNGDRLSGKIKVFDGGKLLLETPYGGSIALDWKQVQTLESDQEMLVKQDAYSGEKAKSLKAAEPGKVTLANGEAPKTVDLASIEQIMKPKPLVEDFVWKGNVDVALDYKRAENDTDDYDVGFKTTARHGRWRHNAEGEYNRETKDDVTTTDNWSAEYALDRFITEKWFWQGRAEYKRDRIEDLARQRTVGTGPGYQFWDDELGAFSLGSLINRTDFEYQDGGKDNFYSAAVKWDYTRYLIGKNVQLFTNGEFAKPLGGVADYSLDAEVGLRYKVTEWASLNLKAEKDIITGTRESDLDKTRYTAGFGVTW is encoded by the coding sequence ATGTATTCTAGATCCTTGTTGTGCCTGCTAGCTGCTTCCTTGTGCGCCTCTCCGGTGTTGGCCGACACCGTGTGGATGAAGAACGGCGACCGGCTCAGTGGCAAGATCAAAGTTTTCGACGGGGGCAAGCTGCTGCTGGAGACCCCCTATGGTGGGTCCATCGCGCTGGACTGGAAACAGGTCCAGACCTTGGAAAGCGATCAGGAAATGCTGGTCAAGCAAGACGCTTATAGCGGTGAAAAAGCCAAGTCGCTGAAAGCCGCCGAGCCTGGCAAGGTAACCTTGGCCAATGGCGAGGCGCCGAAAACTGTAGACCTGGCCAGCATCGAACAGATCATGAAGCCCAAACCGCTGGTCGAGGACTTCGTCTGGAAAGGCAACGTCGATGTGGCCCTGGACTACAAGCGTGCCGAGAACGACACCGACGATTACGACGTAGGCTTCAAGACCACCGCTCGCCATGGCCGCTGGCGGCACAATGCCGAAGGCGAATACAACCGGGAGACCAAGGACGACGTCACCACCACCGACAACTGGAGCGCCGAGTACGCGTTGGACCGCTTCATCACCGAGAAGTGGTTCTGGCAGGGGCGTGCAGAATACAAGCGTGACCGCATCGAAGACCTGGCCCGCCAACGCACCGTCGGTACCGGCCCGGGTTACCAGTTCTGGGACGATGAACTGGGGGCGTTCTCGCTGGGTTCGCTGATCAACCGCACCGACTTCGAGTACCAGGACGGCGGCAAGGACAACTTCTATTCCGCAGCGGTCAAGTGGGACTACACGCGCTACCTGATAGGCAAGAACGTGCAGCTGTTCACCAACGGCGAGTTCGCCAAGCCGCTGGGTGGGGTGGCCGACTACTCGCTGGATGCCGAGGTTGGCCTGCGCTACAAGGTCACCGAATGGGCCTCGCTCAACCTCAAGGCGGAGAAGGACATCATCACCGGCACGCGTGAAAGTGACCTGGACAAGACCCGCTATACCGCAGGGTTCGGCGTTACCTGGTAA
- a CDS encoding co-chaperone GroES codes for MKLRPLHDRVVIRRSEEESKTAGGIVLPGSAAEKPNRGEVVAVGTGRILDNGEVRALAVKVGDKVVFGPYSGSNTVKVDGEDLLVMAENEILAVVEG; via the coding sequence ATGAAGCTTCGTCCTCTGCATGACCGCGTAGTCATCCGTCGCAGCGAAGAAGAATCGAAAACCGCTGGCGGTATCGTCCTGCCGGGTTCGGCCGCTGAAAAACCAAACCGCGGCGAAGTTGTTGCCGTCGGCACCGGTCGCATCCTGGACAACGGCGAAGTTCGCGCGCTGGCCGTGAAAGTGGGTGACAAAGTGGTATTCGGCCCTTACTCGGGCAGCAACACCGTGAAAGTCGATGGCGAAGACCTGCTGGTCATGGCCGAGAACGAAATCCTCGCCGTTGTCGAAGGCTGA
- a CDS encoding MFS transporter has translation MKPLLYITPLRALLFGLTLALFELLTYLASDAVMPAMPVVVGDLNASPEYIPHALNLYLLGGVVLQWLIGPLADRYGRRPLLLVGCAFFGLACLATFWVHDIGMFNLLRLLQGIGLGFVVTVSYPALNEAFSEADAVRMMALLANIALLSPLLGPLVGTLLLQWLDWRWLFVAFAIGAVLVWGLLYRLMPETLGVERRDGSRLAFTPIHLLPLLAGYGQLLANRRFVAGSAALGLVGLPLIGWIGLSPVLLIHDEGLSTMAYALWQLPVFGGLILGNLIINRIADRYPLPALVRGALWPYLAGLCLMVLATWYWPSVTSVVAGMSLYALGLGVANAVLYRMTLFSSEQSKGLVSAMLGMITIALLGLGGAVLAMIGAGASLLHFALAAGVAGALALWPLWFVVGGRPDEGAVAQ, from the coding sequence ATGAAACCACTGCTGTACATCACCCCCCTGCGCGCCTTGCTGTTCGGCCTGACCCTGGCCCTGTTCGAGCTGCTGACCTACCTGGCCAGCGACGCCGTCATGCCGGCAATGCCGGTGGTGGTGGGCGACCTCAACGCCAGCCCCGAATACATCCCCCATGCCCTCAACCTGTATCTGTTGGGGGGCGTGGTGCTGCAATGGCTGATCGGCCCACTGGCCGACCGCTATGGCCGGCGTCCGCTGCTGCTGGTTGGCTGCGCGTTCTTCGGCCTGGCCTGCCTGGCCACCTTCTGGGTTCACGACATTGGCATGTTCAACTTGCTGCGCCTGTTGCAGGGTATCGGCCTGGGTTTTGTCGTCACCGTCAGCTACCCAGCCCTGAACGAAGCCTTCAGCGAGGCTGACGCCGTGCGCATGATGGCCTTGCTGGCCAACATCGCCTTGCTGTCACCCCTGCTCGGGCCGTTGGTGGGCACCTTGTTGCTGCAGTGGCTGGACTGGCGCTGGCTGTTCGTGGCCTTTGCCATTGGCGCGGTGCTCGTGTGGGGACTGTTGTACCGCCTGATGCCGGAAACCCTCGGTGTGGAACGCCGTGACGGCTCGCGCCTGGCGTTTACGCCGATTCACCTGCTGCCACTGCTGGCGGGCTACGGTCAGTTGCTGGCCAACCGCCGTTTCGTTGCTGGCAGCGCTGCCTTGGGCCTGGTCGGTTTGCCGCTGATTGGCTGGATCGGCCTGTCGCCGGTGCTGCTCATCCACGATGAGGGGCTGAGCACCATGGCGTACGCCTTGTGGCAGCTGCCGGTGTTTGGCGGGCTGATCCTCGGTAACCTGATCATCAACCGCATCGCCGACCGCTACCCGCTCCCGGCCCTGGTGCGGGGCGCGCTGTGGCCATACCTGGCTGGCCTGTGCCTGATGGTGCTGGCGACCTGGTACTGGCCGAGTGTTACCAGTGTGGTGGCCGGCATGTCGCTGTACGCGCTGGGGCTGGGTGTGGCCAACGCGGTGCTGTACCGCATGACGTTGTTTTCCAGCGAGCAAAGCAAAGGCCTGGTCTCAGCCATGCTGGGGATGATCACCATTGCCTTGCTGGGGTTGGGTGGTGCGGTGCTGGCGATGATCGGCGCCGGGGCCAGCTTGCTGCACTTTGCCTTGGCGGCGGGTGTGGCGGGGGCATTGGCGTTGTGGCCGTTGTGGTTTGTGGTAGGTGGGCGGCCTGATGAGGGGGCTGTCGCGCAGTAA
- a CDS encoding YajQ family cyclic di-GMP-binding protein — protein MPSFDVVSELDKHEVQNAVDNAIKELDRRYDLKGKGTFEFKDKDQTVLLTAEEEFQLEAMLEILRLALVKRKIDVKCLETKDPYPSGKEKKQEAKFREGIDKDLAKKIVAAIKDGKLKVQAAIQGEQVRVTGKKRDDLQEAIALLRTKEFDMPLQFNNFRD, from the coding sequence ATGCCTTCGTTCGACGTGGTATCGGAACTGGACAAGCACGAAGTGCAGAACGCCGTTGATAACGCCATCAAGGAACTTGATCGCCGTTATGACCTGAAAGGCAAGGGCACCTTCGAGTTCAAGGACAAGGATCAGACCGTTCTGCTGACCGCCGAGGAAGAGTTCCAGCTCGAAGCGATGCTGGAAATCCTGCGCCTTGCACTGGTCAAGCGCAAGATCGACGTGAAATGCCTGGAAACCAAGGACCCGTACCCCTCCGGCAAGGAAAAGAAGCAGGAAGCCAAGTTCCGCGAAGGCATCGACAAGGACCTGGCGAAGAAGATCGTTGCCGCCATCAAGGATGGCAAGCTGAAAGTACAGGCCGCCATCCAGGGCGAGCAGGTGCGGGTAACCGGCAAGAAGCGTGACGACCTGCAGGAAGCCATTGCCCTGCTGCGCACCAAGGAATTCGACATGCCGCTGCAGTTCAACAACTTCCGCGACTGA
- a CDS encoding mechanosensitive ion channel family protein: MDLNAEVDQLVRQSQTWVPLIMEYGSRVLLALLTLAVGWWIINKVSARLGKLVGLRNADLALQGFISTLANIVLKVLLMVSVASMIGIETTSFVAAIGAAGLAIGLALQGSLANFAGGVLILMFRPFRIGDWIEAQGVAGTVDSIQIFHTVLRTGDNKTVIMPNGSLSNGIITNTNRQPTRKVVFDVGVDYEADLQKARNVLLELAKDPRVLPDPAPQAVVATLGDSSITVSLRLWTKTSDYWDVMFMLNEHARDRLKAEGIDIPFPQRVIRVVQETAAQ; the protein is encoded by the coding sequence ATGGATTTGAACGCTGAAGTCGATCAGCTCGTCCGCCAATCCCAGACCTGGGTCCCTTTGATCATGGAGTACGGCAGCCGCGTGCTGCTGGCACTGCTGACCCTGGCGGTCGGCTGGTGGATCATCAACAAGGTCAGCGCCCGCCTCGGCAAGCTGGTTGGCCTGCGCAACGCCGACCTTGCGCTGCAGGGTTTTATCAGCACCCTGGCGAACATCGTGCTGAAGGTGCTGCTGATGGTCAGCGTGGCCTCGATGATCGGCATCGAGACCACCTCGTTCGTTGCCGCCATCGGTGCCGCAGGCCTGGCAATCGGCCTGGCCTTGCAGGGCAGCCTGGCGAATTTCGCCGGCGGTGTGCTGATCTTGATGTTCCGCCCGTTCCGTATCGGTGACTGGATCGAGGCGCAGGGCGTTGCCGGCACCGTCGACAGCATCCAGATCTTCCACACCGTGCTGCGCACCGGTGACAACAAGACTGTGATCATGCCTAACGGCAGCCTGTCCAACGGCATCATCACCAACACCAACCGCCAGCCGACGCGCAAGGTGGTGTTCGATGTGGGGGTGGACTACGAGGCCGACCTGCAGAAGGCCCGCAACGTGCTGCTGGAGCTGGCCAAGGACCCGCGTGTTCTGCCAGACCCGGCACCGCAGGCGGTAGTGGCGACGCTGGGCGACAGCTCGATTACCGTATCGCTGCGCTTGTGGACCAAGACGTCCGATTACTGGGACGTGATGTTCATGCTCAACGAGCATGCGCGTGACCGGTTGAAGGCCGAAGGGATCGACATTCCGTTTCCGCAGCGGGTGATCCGTGTGGTGCAGGAGACTGCCGCGCAGTAA